In one window of Halomarina pelagica DNA:
- a CDS encoding DUF2073 domain-containing protein, with translation MPEYTTSDGEGVQIDLISGERMSKLRTMEKIRLILDGVHKGNIVILEDGLSPDEESKLIEVTMSEISPDEFTGIEIETYPRPSGNDSGFFGRLMGRGSDGGNKLTVIGPANRIETLHKDENLISALVTRK, from the coding sequence ATGCCCGAATACACCACCTCCGACGGCGAAGGCGTCCAGATCGACCTCATCAGCGGCGAGCGGATGTCGAAGCTCCGCACCATGGAGAAGATCCGACTCATCCTCGACGGCGTCCACAAGGGGAACATCGTCATCCTCGAGGACGGGCTCTCGCCGGACGAGGAGTCGAAGCTCATCGAGGTGACGATGAGCGAGATCAGTCCCGACGAGTTCACCGGCATCGAGATCGAGACCTATCCGCGACCGAGCGGCAACGACAGCGGCTTCTTCGGACGGCTGATGGGGCGCGGCTCCGACGGCGGGAACAAGCTGACCGTCATCGGTCCGGCGAACCGCATCGAGACGCTCCACAAGGACGAGAACCTCATCAGCGCGCTCGTCACCCGGAAATAA